From Streptomyces sp. NBC_00775, one genomic window encodes:
- a CDS encoding RICIN domain-containing protein produces MRTRVRPGRLMLAAGVVLALMLQLLSTAASQAASGESLSVNLASPRGPSTGVGEGFLYGFSEDGSQPVDQFIQPLGINAFRGGGWFSGGWIKDNYQYGSATRADVGSIISQAKRLTQPPYHAQYQVLVSDIYGANGGQPSNTMYPCDNGNCSNWISFIDSTVGALQASGLKFSYDIWNEPDISVFWTRGVNSAQYFQMWDTAYREIRRIAPGAQIVGPSLAFTPQGNPGEWQTWLAHVKAAGTVPDMITNHDEGDVDDPVTVGQSLNSALTAAGIGPLPLSANEYQPADRQTAGVTAWYLARFAQSGYTNAMRGNWVCCVTPNLTGVLTQSGGSWQPTGNWWALRDYADMTGTLVATSGQVGSTAISASEDSTAKRAVAIIGDSNGNTGSASVTFNGLASVPWLANAGSVNVTVHRIPDQAPLAAPQIVYNQNVSASGGSITVPITFQASHDAFAVYLTPASSSGGFPNGYHQLVVANNNLCMDVYGNSGSAGASIGQWTCNGQSNQQFQFVPASGGYGELRAQNSGQDVAVAGSSTTAGTPDIVQQTPGAAANSLWLPLRQSDGSYEFQNQNSGLCLDVYGADSNLGQQLDQWPCKNAPGTNQDFILR; encoded by the coding sequence ATGAGGACGAGAGTGAGACCCGGCCGTCTGATGCTGGCAGCCGGCGTCGTCCTGGCGCTCATGCTGCAACTGCTGTCGACGGCCGCGAGTCAGGCCGCCTCGGGCGAGTCGCTGAGCGTGAACCTGGCGTCGCCGCGCGGGCCGTCCACCGGCGTGGGGGAGGGGTTCCTCTACGGATTCAGCGAAGACGGCAGCCAGCCCGTGGACCAGTTCATCCAGCCGCTGGGCATCAACGCGTTCCGCGGCGGCGGATGGTTCTCCGGCGGCTGGATCAAGGACAATTACCAGTACGGTTCGGCCACTCGGGCCGACGTCGGCTCGATCATCTCGCAGGCGAAACGGCTCACCCAACCGCCGTATCACGCGCAGTACCAGGTGCTGGTCAGCGACATCTACGGTGCGAACGGCGGCCAGCCGTCGAACACGATGTACCCGTGCGACAACGGCAATTGCTCCAACTGGATCAGCTTCATCGACTCCACGGTGGGAGCGCTGCAGGCTTCGGGACTGAAGTTCTCCTACGACATCTGGAACGAGCCCGATATCTCCGTCTTCTGGACTCGGGGCGTGAACAGCGCCCAGTACTTCCAGATGTGGGACACCGCCTACCGGGAGATCCGACGCATCGCCCCCGGGGCGCAGATCGTGGGACCGTCCCTGGCGTTCACCCCGCAGGGCAACCCCGGTGAATGGCAGACCTGGCTCGCGCACGTGAAGGCGGCGGGGACGGTGCCGGACATGATCACCAACCACGACGAGGGCGACGTCGACGACCCGGTCACCGTCGGGCAGTCCCTCAACAGCGCCCTGACTGCGGCGGGCATCGGTCCGTTGCCGCTGTCCGCGAACGAGTACCAGCCGGCCGACCGGCAGACCGCCGGCGTGACGGCGTGGTACCTGGCGCGGTTCGCACAGTCCGGGTACACCAACGCGATGCGCGGCAACTGGGTGTGCTGCGTCACCCCGAACCTGACCGGAGTCCTGACCCAGAGCGGGGGCAGTTGGCAGCCGACCGGCAACTGGTGGGCGCTTCGGGACTATGCCGACATGACCGGCACCCTCGTGGCCACCTCCGGCCAGGTCGGCTCGACGGCGATCTCCGCCTCCGAGGACTCCACCGCCAAGCGTGCGGTGGCGATCATCGGCGACTCGAACGGGAACACCGGCTCCGCGTCCGTGACCTTCAACGGGCTGGCGTCCGTGCCCTGGCTGGCGAACGCCGGCAGCGTGAACGTCACCGTGCACCGCATCCCGGACCAGGCGCCGCTCGCCGCCCCGCAGATCGTGTACAACCAGAACGTGAGCGCCTCGGGCGGCTCGATCACCGTGCCGATCACGTTCCAGGCCTCGCACGACGCATTCGCCGTCTACCTGACACCTGCCTCGTCCAGCGGCGGCTTCCCGAACGGCTACCACCAACTCGTGGTCGCCAACAACAACTTGTGCATGGACGTCTACGGCAACTCCGGCAGCGCGGGCGCCTCGATCGGCCAGTGGACCTGTAACGGGCAGAGCAACCAGCAGTTCCAGTTCGTGCCGGCCTCGGGCGGTTACGGCGAACTGCGGGCCCAGAACTCCGGCCAGGACGTGGCCGTGGCGGGCAGCTCCACGACGGCGGGCACCCCGGACATCGTCCAGCAGACCCCGGGCGCGGCGGCCAACAGCCTCTGGCTGCCGCTGCGGCAGTCCGACGGCTCCTACGAGTTCCAGAACCAGAACAGCGGCCTGTGCCTTGACGTCTACGGCGCCGACAGCAACCTGGGCCAGCAACTGGACCAGTGGCCGTGCAAGAACGCGCCCGGTACCAACCAGGACTTCATCCTCCGCTGA